From Micromonospora echinospora, one genomic window encodes:
- the ectB gene encoding diaminobutyrate--2-oxoglutarate transaminase, translating to MSIFDRRESEVRSYSRRWPAVFGRAAGSWLYGVDETPYLDFFAGAGTLNYGHNDPVLKRALISYLEQDGVTHALDMFTAAKANLLETLEEKILAPRGLDYKVVFPGPAGANAVEAALKLARKATGRKWVAYFRNAFHGMTLGALSVNGNPAVRLSAGTSLAHCLELPYEQQLTGTNGFEDMLADSAGGLAGTAAVIVETVQGEGGINVARIPWLRELSAVCRRHGIVLIVDDIQMGCGRVGPFFSFEDAGIEPDIVCLSKSISGYGLPMALTLIRPELDVWKPGEHNGTFRGFSLAFVTGAEALRAYWSDEELVKSTRTKGERVAVGLEQIRASYPETGLTIRGRGLAWGLQTGDGDTADQISAAAFERGLLVETCGRDGEVVKLLPPLSVTGGDIDRALEILDASVKSALAGRT from the coding sequence ATGAGCATCTTCGATCGGCGCGAGTCAGAGGTACGTAGCTACAGCCGGAGGTGGCCGGCGGTTTTCGGGCGGGCAGCGGGCAGTTGGCTCTACGGAGTGGATGAAACACCGTATCTGGATTTCTTCGCCGGGGCCGGCACCCTCAACTACGGCCACAACGATCCCGTTCTCAAGCGGGCGCTCATCAGCTATCTGGAGCAGGACGGGGTGACGCACGCCCTCGACATGTTCACTGCGGCCAAGGCGAACCTGCTGGAGACGCTGGAGGAGAAGATCCTCGCTCCGCGAGGGCTGGACTACAAGGTGGTCTTCCCCGGGCCCGCCGGTGCCAACGCGGTGGAAGCGGCCCTCAAGCTGGCGCGCAAGGCCACCGGACGGAAGTGGGTGGCCTACTTCCGCAACGCGTTCCACGGCATGACCTTGGGCGCGCTGTCGGTGAACGGCAATCCGGCGGTCCGCCTCAGCGCCGGTACCTCGCTCGCACACTGCCTGGAGCTGCCCTACGAGCAGCAACTCACCGGCACCAACGGGTTTGAGGACATGCTGGCCGACTCTGCCGGCGGCCTCGCCGGTACGGCCGCCGTCATCGTGGAGACGGTGCAGGGCGAGGGCGGGATCAACGTCGCCCGCATCCCATGGCTGCGGGAGCTCTCGGCCGTCTGCCGGCGGCATGGGATCGTCCTCATCGTCGATGACATCCAGATGGGCTGCGGTCGCGTCGGTCCTTTCTTCAGCTTCGAGGACGCCGGGATCGAGCCGGACATCGTGTGCCTGTCGAAGAGCATCAGCGGCTACGGGCTTCCGATGGCACTCACGTTGATCCGGCCCGAGTTGGACGTGTGGAAGCCGGGCGAGCACAACGGCACCTTCCGCGGGTTCAGCCTGGCGTTCGTGACCGGCGCCGAGGCGCTGCGGGCCTATTGGAGCGACGAGGAGCTGGTGAAGTCCACGAGGACCAAGGGCGAACGCGTCGCCGTCGGCCTCGAACAGATCCGGGCCTCCTATCCCGAAACGGGGCTCACCATCCGGGGCCGTGGCCTCGCCTGGGGCCTGCAAACCGGTGACGGCGACACGGCCGACCAGATCAGCGCGGCTGCGTTCGAGCGCGGTCTTCTGGTGGAGACCTGCGGACGTGACGGCGAGGTCGTCAAGCTCCTGCCTCCGCTCTCCGTCACCGGCGGCGACATCGATCGGGCACTGGAGATCCTTGATGCGTCCGTGAAGTCGGCGCTGGCCGGCCGCACCTGA